The region AAGATAAACAAATTATCAACTCAAATCTTGATAACAGACCATGAACAGATTAATTTTTAACTTGATGTTAATCCAGATTATCCCTTAACCTCAAGGACAGTTAGGAATTCACAAAAAAGGTTTTAGAGCCCAAGTACAAAAACTACACAGCCCTACACAATATTCAATGTTTATTGGTTAATTTActtgtaatattttcattatctaaTTTTAGTCTCTGGTATATGGGGAGGGGCAACAGACATTGTGAAAACTGCAATGGCTGCTGCCAATAtaggaagaaaggcagaaaaaccACTGTATAACCCAAGGGCATAATGCTGAGGTTCCTGGAGCACTTGGCAGGCTCAAATGGTGGAGCTTAtaactcatgatcttggggttatgagtctgagccctatgttgggtgtggagattccttaaaaaaaaaaaaaactaaatcttaaaaaaacaaaacaaaacaaaacaaaacaacaactgaGGTTCCTAATAGGATCTTGAGTTCTTAAGGAAAGgttctttcctttccttaaaaaaaagcagagaggtaATACGGTTTTAAGTTCTGAAAtagtattatctttttaaaaagctttagtaaaacaaaattttagtgGTTAAGGATTTAAGTTCATTATCTGGGGGAAAAACAGTTTATGTGATATATTCCACAagaccaacaaataaataaatgaagacaccTAAAGTGATAGCAGCAAGTACCTATTATGAACTGCAAGATAACACTGAGTCCTGGATATATGCCTCTGAGGGGAGAATAAAAGGGAAGCactatatgtaatttaaaattttaattatctttcaaTCTGGTTTATTAATATaatgaaaaggaggaaattgagaaaaatatccCAGCAGCAAGAATTATAAATTggttataaatagaaattttgagaAGTGCTCCTTTGATATACTTGTCTTTGTTCTACACCAAAGATAGCTTTAtgaaatctcaatttttttctgatatagtTAAGTAATCTGAATGTAGGGCATGTTAATAAGAGAGTTataaatattcagtatttataatgtaaaaatttatGCTTTTTGACCATAGGGATTCCTGAAATTAGCCTAATCATACCAAGTAAAAACTCTGAGCTAGAAGCAAAGGAAACTCACAAGCATCTAAAAAACCCAACAAGAATGGTATTAGTGCCAAAGGAGAAAGACTGAAGAAACAATTATTGCAAGTCATTTCTCTGGTGTTTGTTTTAAAGCAGTAATTTTTAAGTCCTTCATAAGAAAGGGGAATTCATTCTGCTATACAGATCCTTACTGGCTAGCATGTCTCACTGAGTTACTTTGGCATTAGAAAACAAACTAAGATAATAAAGTCCTGGTTTTACCACAATGTTCTAAAGGTCACTCCCGACATCATAGCCCTAGCTAGGAGTTACAGCTTGAGTCATGGACATAGTATATTATTCCTTTCTCAAGCCTACTTTATCATCCAGTAGGgtatacagaaatatttagaaacagtATATTCACCTCCCCAACTTTAATTcacaattaataaataataacataaatatgATTTCTTTATAGTTCAACAAAACCCCACATGGTAGAAGTAACATAGCAGAAAAAATTACTGCTACACATACATCTGAATCAGGTTTTCTTCTCTGCCGGTCTTCAGAATCAACATCCACACTTCCATTGATTATTTGTGTACATTTTGGACAAAGCTTCCATCCAGGTACAAGCTGTCTTCCAAATTTTGCACTCAGAAAAGTGGCATCATCTAAGTCAATGACATGCAAATTTTTTTTGGCTAGCTTTTTGTGTATGTTAAATGGGTCACAACATGACTTCTGCAAATCCTCAAATCTGTCAATGTAAATTTTTGCATGATGGAAGCAAATGGTATTGTTCCCAGAAAGTGTCATTCCAGTTCTAAGTTGAAGTAAAAGCATATCATTTGATGACAATTCTTGCAAAGTCTTGAAACCCGTGTGACGAGTGTAGTAGGTTTTATGGCACTCATTTGTGGTACGAAGCTGAACTCCAACTGAACATGGATCCATCACTCTTGATTCTGGCAAATCTTGTTTGATTTTACctagaaatctctctctctagcAGGTCATGTGCTGATCACCCTAGAGAAAACAGTGAAAAGTCAGATTTTGTGCTGCAAACTTTTAatctgggaaaatgaaaaagcatttgGTAACATTCAacacttatttaaaagaaagaaagtcttagCAAGCAAGGAATAGAAAGGCATTTACCAAAAGCctataataaacattatttaatcATAAAACATTAGAGGCCTTCCCCATAAAGTTAGAACCACAAAAGAATACTTGCTATTTAACACTATATTAAAGCTTCCACTGTATTAAAAGGTATAGGAATTGAGAAAGAAGTATTACTCAAAGATGATGATAATATCtacacagaaaatacaaaaggtTCAATAGACAAACTATTACAACTCGTAAGATAATTCAACAATGATGCTAGAAACATTAAGAGATGTTACAAAATAAatcctacagggatccctgggtggctcagcggtttagcgcctgcttttggcctggggtgtgatcctggagtctcgggacggggtctcatgtcaggctccctgcatggagcctgctttttccctctgcctctctctctgtgtctctcatgaataaataaataaaatctttaaaagaaaaaaatcctacaaaagaTATGCAAGACTTTTACGGAGAAAATTAATAAgcacaaagacaaaaatgataccctaaataaatattgaaattaatgGAAATCTTACCAAGGTATATAAATtctctgggaatttatccatAAATTCAATACTATTTCAATCAAATCCCAGCAAgtatttcacccattctccctTGGAATTTAGCATTTGGCTTATATAGAAGAGTAAAAATCCAAGAAAGTCAAGATAATCttgaaggaaaacaaagtaagatatttatttactataaagctgttattaaaacAGTTATACTGTTTAACATAGTATTAGTACAAATATAGTACAGTATAGACAAATAGATCCATGAAAAGATGAGGGCTTGGTGCAGTATATGACATGCGATTTTATAAAATCAGTGGGTATTGCACATGAAGGGGGAAAAGATTTAATAAAAGATTAggggatagggatccctgggtggcgcagcggtttggcgcctgcctttggcccagggcgtgatcctggagacccgggatcgaatcccattatcggctcccggtgcatggagcctgcttctctctctgcctatgtttctgcctctctctctgtgtgtgactatcataaataaataaaaattaaaaaaaaaaaaaaaaaaaagattaggggaTAACCAGCTAACCACATGGAAAAAGACTAAGAGCTctttctcaccaaaaaaaagtcaattccagatggattaaagaattaaacaagaaaagaaaaactatagtaatgtctattaaaaaaacagaagactcTGGGATATTGGGATAGAGAAGAATTTCTCAAACAAGAAAGCACATACCAAAGGAAAAGATGGATACATTTGATtatatgtcaaaattaaaattaaacatttccttATAACTCTAAAGGATGAAAAACAGCCATACTTGAAAGGCATGGTTAGGATTATTATcccaaatatacataaaaaattctgAGTTCGACAATTAGAAAATGACAAAGAACCCATTAGAAAACtaagcattctctctctctcaaataaataaaatcttaaaaaaaaaaaaaaaaaagcaaatacagaTAGGCAattcagagaggaagagaacaaaatAGCCAATAAATGCATACAAAGATGTTCAACCTTTatagttatcaaaaaaaaaaaaaaaaaacaaaacccaaaaacccacCTAACTAAATACCATTTCTCAAACATTTgcttagcaaaattttaaaaaccttataatCTGGTTAAATTGTGGCCAATTCTTATATGCTCCTTATAcactggtaggaatgtaaactgcaATTGCCTGCAATGCAGGCAATTGGGGAGTGTTTTTGGCAATTTCTGATAAAATTAAACAAGTCCACATTCCAGGACCTTGCACTTTCAGCTCTAGGTGTCTGCCAAAAAATATATGTCCCAAAAGAGCACAAGGACTTTCTGTTTTACATATACAAACACTTTGAGCATTTATGGTCTTTGGCAGTGAAAAGCTGGAGATCTAATTTTAAGGAGAAAGCAGTACTCAATAGGCACTTCTATAGGACAGTTAACCACATGAATTAAGTGAATCAACATTGGTAAATCTTAAAGATAATCTTAAGTGAAAAAGTTGTAAAAGGATACATACCgtattatttatgtaaaattttaaatacacaaaatagtgCATGTTTTATGGATGAAAATATCATGGTACAATATACATGAATAAGAAATACCAAATTTGTGGTATACATACTTCTAAGGAGAAAGGAaccttttaaaagagatttatggAAGATTAAATTGAAGGCATATACACaagtgtttcattattttctgtaccatttgaaaattttcataaatatttttcaaagcaaataCAAAAGCTTAGTGGAAttcttaaaggaaagaaacaacaaatactggAAAAAATTGCTGAAAATCAATGTGAATCACTGAAATCTGGATAGTGTAAGAGTACTGAAAAATCTAGGATTCTgatattttgtatgtgtttttataaactttgctccatattaaaaaaaaaaaaaaacttgttagaaAGCTTAGACACTTCCCaatgttttctttagagaaaaactACATTCATATAAGATCATATAAAACCATATACAAAGATGACTCTGGTCTCATGTAacaaaaaatagtgaataaaTATACACCTGTTTTCAGTTAAAatactaaagttaaaaaaatagaatacaatctAAAGTTCAAAATGTCACTgaacattttaacttaaaatgtttaaaagctggggatccctgggtggctcagtggtttggcacctgcctttggcccagggcgcgatcctagagtcccgggatagagttccgcgtcgggctcccggcatggagcctgcttctccctctgcctgtgtctctgcctctctctctgtgtctatcataaataaataaatgaatctttaaaaaaaaaaaaaaaagtttaaaagctaACTAAGATGGagcatattcatatattttttattctattttaatcgGCTTTTAAAACTTAACTTCCCAGTAATTGTGGCAAGTGCATCAGATAAAATGGCTTGTGTTATACAGATAATTAGATTTCTTTTAGCAGAAATGTAGGCTAAAATGAATTAAGGAGTGGGAAAGAGGAAGCCAGAGATATAGTTACAAAACAACAAACTATGCTGTACTTTAACAGATATGGTTCTCAAATCTGGCTCTGACTTTTCTTTAACAGTCAACACAAGGAAAGAAACTTGGTCAACAAACAGCTTCCCCAGCACATTTTGGAAACTGCTAATGCTTACTCTCTTATTGATGCTcgattatttatatttttaggtaaCTATCACCAATTTGTAGCCATGAAACTTATTTTCTGAACATAAAATTTCTTAGCATTCAGAGACTTGGACTACCTTCACCATATTTGATAGGAAAAGCATCTTGTGACTTAGGAAATTCATTTTGGAAATTCTATGTGTCCAtagaattaatacatttttacgCATTAGGGAATTTTTTTCCTTGGCTACTGTGGCATCTgttcctttcatcttttttttttctttttttaattcacaacTTACTTAAAGGCAAGCATTACCTTGATATAAAACCAAGgactttgcaaaaaataaaaaaaaagaacctaaattcCTTGTGAACATAGGCaaaacattcataaaaataatttagtacaCAGAATCCAGCAATACATATCAAAAACTACAACCACTGAAAGTGTcattaaagaaatatgaaatacttaggaataattttaacaaaacatGTAAGATCTGTACACTAAAATGTACAAAATTTGTTGAAAGGTAATTTAAAAGGCCAAAATAAATGGTGAGATACCCTGCATCCATATGTCGGAAGACACAGAATTGCTTAAATGCCTGttcttctgggacacctgggtggctcagcagttgagcggctgccttctgctcagggcgtggtcctggggtcctggggtcctggggtgagtcccgcatccggctccctgcagggagcctgtttctccctcagctatgtgtctgcctctctgtgtctcatgaataaataaatataatctttaaaaaaattaaaaaataaatgttctcctTATATTAgtttatagattcaatgcaattgtaataataaattaataagcttcatctaaaatttatttatttattcattcattcattcattcattcattcattcatgacagacacagagagagaggcagagatacaggcagagggagaagcaggctccatgcagggagcccgatgcgggactcgattccagatctccaggatcacacccagggctgaaggtggtgctaaaccgctgagccaccccaaaccacgcccccacccccccccccccccccccccccccccgctgcacccatctaaaattttttttttccccatctaaaatttaaatagaatgcAAAGGACTTCCTATATccaaaacaatcagaaaaaagaacaaagctagaagaCCATCCAGTCCAATCAGAATGGACTTCCTGCAATCAGGAGGGTACACACTTATCTTAAAGATAGACATAAACATATCAATGGGATCAAATATAAACCCAAGAGATATACCCCATTTATATGTTCAAATGATTTCTAGTAAAGGTACAAAGCCAATCCTATGGGAAAAGGAAGTTTTTTTCAACAAGTGGTTTTGAAACAAGTGGATatccatgagaaaaataaatgttggccAGTACCATAAACTATAGATGAAGATTAATTCAAGATAGTTCATAGTCTTCAGCATTAGAGCTACACTAAAGACTTTTGGAGAAAACACTGGAGACCATATTTATAATGTTGTATAGGCAGAGATTTAGCAAAACACAGAAACCAACTGCCATAACAGAAAAAGCGGTAAGTTTCATCAAGATTACTTTTATTCAGAAGTCAAAATTCCAAATATTAATTAGAAAGCCGTATGTTGAGAGAAAATATGCAAACAGTATTTATCAGCCAAATCCTTGTATCCAGATTGTTAAAAAActacaacaataaaaagacaaaccattAACACTGGCAAAAGAATTGAGCAGACATATCAAAAAAACAGATATACAgacaataaaaaaagacaatacatGATAAACAATCgacagccatcaaaaagagtgaaatcttgtcttttgcaacaacatggacggagctagagtgtattatgtaagtgaaataagtcacttagagaaagacaaataccatatgagctcactcctatgtggaatttaagaaagaaaacagatgaacatatgggaagggggaaaagaagagagggataCAAActtcttaatgatagagaacaaactgaagggtgatggaggggaggtggatgggggatgggctagagcactggtgtgatgagcactgggtgttgtatgtgaTGAATAACTGAATCTACTCCAGAAATCAATATTGCACATGTttactaactaaaatttaaatttaaaaatgaaaataaataaatattccagtgAATGTGTAGTGGAATATCACTGGAATACTTACTGCAATCTCTAAAGACCAAGTGAGTTCATGTGTTTACTTTCCTTTTATCTTGTCTAAATTATTATATAGTTCGTGAGGGTTGCAATCTTGCTAATAAGCAAGATTCTGAATTATGCCAGTGTACTTAAATGATCTCCCTTAGAAACTTGGAAATATGATTAAATTCCTATTAAATCACTTTTTTATGGTAAGTATTTGCTTGGATATCTTCCACAAGAGCAAAAATTCTTATATTAACCTTAACTGTGAACCTGAACTCCTAGTTGGAGAGTACACTGttaattaaatgtgtttttagttCAACTTAGCCATGACCCTATTCACCTTTGAAAACATCCTCTTCTGATAAACAGGTGCTTTCAGTTGAAAAGCGCTCTTGGCACACTTTTGAGTACTATAATTTTTGGAGGAACACTTGAAGAAATTAAACTGCTGCACAATACCATTTTCTAAGCAGCCTCAGGTGTCACTGTTAGAGTAGATTTACTAggagttgccagataaaatacagtatgctcagttaaatatgaattttagataatgtgtattttatttatatcccaaatattttaaaaaatattttatttatttattcatgagagacacataaggagagagaggcagaggcacaggcagaaggagaagcaggctccatgcagggagcctgatgtgggactcaatcccaggtctccaggatcacaccctagactgaaggcagcactaaaccactgagccacctgggctgcccttatatCCCAAATATTGCTAAAAAGTAGTTTGTCTGAAATTCGAATTTAACTGGGCATcgtgtatttttatttgctaaatttgacatcatttactgtattttttgcATCTTCCAGTGAGTAGAGATACTTCTTTGGTACCAGCTTCACATTATGCCCCACTTCTTACTTGTCGCTAAAAGCTGAACTTCCCACTAATAAATTATAGGACCTGCTcactttaaaactaaaatgtcCTATCAGAAAATAGACTTCCAgttacagcaaaaataaataaataaatagatagataattaaataaataaataataaattttacacGCATATTAAAACTCAATGGCACCACTGTACCACTCATTTAGCTGTCATAGTTAAAGTGTATACACCTGTGTCAATGAAGTTTTATTGCTTAAAGCCTTACATTAAGT is a window of Vulpes lagopus strain Blue_001 chromosome 11, ASM1834538v1, whole genome shotgun sequence DNA encoding:
- the LOC121471745 gene encoding ARL14 effector protein, with the protein product MDPCSVGVQLRTTNECHKTYYTRHTGFKTLQELSSNDMLLLQLRTGMTLSGNNTICFHHAKIYIDRFEDLQKSCCDPFNIHKKLAKKNLHVIDLDDATFLSAKFGRQLVPGWKLCPKCTQIINGSVDVDSEDRQRRKPDSDGRTAKALRSLQFANPGKQTEFAPETGKREKRRLTKNATTGSDRQVIPAKSKVYDSQGLLIFSGMDLCDCLDEDCLGCFYACPACGSTKCGAECRCDRKWLYEQIEIEGGEIIHNKHAG